One genomic region from Nostoc sphaeroides encodes:
- a CDS encoding NUDIX hydrolase — translation MSRKVSKVFKQSGVIPYRVNNGKIEILLITSRNFQHWVIPKGDIPNGMSPPDSAAKEAWEEAGVIGQVDTNELGSYKYRKGGKTYRVSMYLLPVEMLSEDYPEASKRKRQWVEAATAIRWVKFNSLKRILKGFFQVKSHFCAFRDANSV, via the coding sequence ATGAGTCGAAAAGTTAGCAAAGTGTTTAAACAGTCTGGGGTGATTCCTTATAGAGTGAACAATGGCAAAATTGAAATCTTGCTAATCACAAGCCGTAACTTTCAACACTGGGTAATTCCGAAAGGAGATATTCCTAATGGCATGAGTCCGCCCGATTCAGCAGCCAAAGAGGCGTGGGAAGAAGCAGGGGTAATTGGGCAGGTAGATACTAATGAACTCGGTAGTTACAAGTACCGCAAAGGAGGCAAAACTTATCGGGTAAGCATGTATTTGTTACCAGTTGAGATGCTGAGTGAAGATTATCCAGAAGCAAGTAAAAGAAAACGGCAATGGGTAGAAGCGGCTACAGCTATCAGGTGGGTTAAGTTTAATTCACTTAAACGAATTCTTAAAGGTTTTTTCCAGGTAAAATCTCACTTTTGTGCATTTCGAGATGCTAATTCAGTATAG
- the pip gene encoding prolyl aminopeptidase, with translation MRELYPAIEPYLEGSLQVSDLHTIHFEESGNPQGQPIVLLHGGPGGGCPAFYRQYFHPEKWRLVMFDQRGCGQSTPHAELQENTTWDLVSDIEKLRQNLGIEKWVVFGGSWGSTLSLAYSQTHPSRCAGLILRGIFMLRQKELRWFYQEGASYIFPDAWEEYLKPIPIDERDDLIAAYYKRLTDPDLEIQLTAARAWSIWEGSTSRLFLDPELMQKFGESEFASAFARIECHYFMNKGFFETEDQLLLNVDRIRHIPAVIVQGRYDVVCPMISAWELHRAWPEAEFIVVPDAGHSMSEPGICNALIEATDNIKLG, from the coding sequence ATGCGAGAACTTTACCCAGCGATCGAGCCTTACTTAGAAGGTAGTTTACAGGTTTCTGACCTTCATACCATTCATTTTGAAGAGTCAGGAAATCCCCAAGGTCAACCCATCGTTTTGCTGCATGGCGGCCCTGGTGGTGGATGTCCAGCTTTTTATCGGCAATATTTCCACCCAGAAAAATGGCGGTTAGTCATGTTTGACCAGCGCGGTTGTGGTCAAAGTACACCCCATGCAGAATTACAAGAAAACACCACTTGGGATTTAGTCAGTGATATCGAAAAACTGCGCCAAAATTTAGGTATAGAAAAATGGGTGGTGTTCGGTGGTAGTTGGGGTAGCACTTTATCATTAGCCTACAGTCAAACCCATCCCTCTCGCTGCGCGGGATTAATTCTCCGTGGTATCTTCATGCTGAGGCAAAAAGAGTTGCGATGGTTTTACCAAGAGGGTGCTAGTTATATTTTCCCTGATGCTTGGGAAGAATATCTTAAACCAATTCCCATAGATGAACGTGATGATCTAATCGCAGCATATTATAAACGCTTGACCGATCCAGATTTAGAAATTCAATTAACAGCAGCGCGTGCTTGGTCAATTTGGGAAGGTAGTACCAGTAGACTGTTTTTAGATCCAGAACTTATGCAAAAGTTTGGCGAAAGTGAATTTGCTTCAGCTTTCGCTCGAATTGAATGCCATTACTTTATGAATAAGGGATTTTTTGAAACAGAAGATCAATTACTCTTAAATGTAGATCGTATCCGCCATATTCCGGCTGTAATTGTTCAGGGACGCTATGATGTAGTCTGTCCAATGATATCAGCTTGGGAATTACATCGCGCTTGGCCGGAAGCAGAATTTATTGTGGTTCCTGATGCTGGGCATTCGATGAGTGAACCAGGAATTTGCAATGCTTTGATTGAAGCAACAGATAATATTAAATTAGGTTAA
- a CDS encoding iron uptake porin, whose product MSNLLWKTLVLSPVVLGVTVLVSARAMATKVPASSEGINAKVAQTEAPLASSASIFIQTGQPKNQQLVAQAKTDDNKVLEEVNRYSSEGKNQNSLSQVTSVSQFSDVQPTDWAFQALQSLVERYGCIAGYPNSTYRGNRALTRYEFAAGLNACLDRVNELIATATADLVTKQDLATLQRLQEEFSAELATLRGRVDAVEARTAELEANQFSTTTKLVGEAIFVATDVFGGNTGDANNTVFQNRVRLDLQTSFTGKDVLHTRLAAGNAQAFSIRDNANGVLNTSEGTQTFQLNGGSTNNNVNIDWLAYYVPIGPAQVYLAATGGIHSDYVATNNPYFEDYDGGNGALSTFASESPIYRIGGGAGAALTLPFGSGGSFFKPSSLTIGYLASNANNPIANQGLLEGNYAALGQLNFSVGDRLAIAATYVHGYHGAGSIGLFDAGGGLTTGASRVVGTGQANTLSTLNASSSNSYGVSAAFRPSDKLSISGFVSYHDVTGFGAGDDYEAWSYGVGIALPDFGKQGNVLGIFAGAEPYSFNRTGLAANLAGNDIPYHFEGFYKYRVSDNISITPGVIWLTSPGQNSGNDDAIIGTLRTTFTF is encoded by the coding sequence ATGTCTAATCTATTGTGGAAAACTCTGGTACTAAGCCCAGTAGTTTTGGGAGTGACGGTGTTGGTTTCCGCTAGGGCTATGGCTACTAAAGTACCAGCCTCTTCTGAAGGTATAAATGCAAAAGTTGCTCAGACAGAAGCGCCACTAGCTTCTAGTGCTTCAATATTCATCCAAACAGGGCAACCAAAAAATCAGCAATTGGTTGCCCAGGCAAAGACTGATGATAATAAGGTTTTAGAAGAAGTTAACCGCTACAGCAGTGAAGGCAAGAACCAGAATTCACTGTCTCAAGTCACATCAGTTTCTCAGTTTTCTGATGTACAGCCGACTGACTGGGCATTCCAAGCTTTGCAATCCCTGGTTGAACGCTACGGTTGTATTGCTGGATACCCCAATAGCACTTACCGTGGTAACCGGGCACTAACCCGTTATGAATTTGCCGCAGGTTTGAATGCTTGTTTAGATAGAGTTAATGAACTGATTGCCACAGCAACTGCTGACTTGGTGACAAAACAGGATTTAGCAACCCTCCAACGTTTGCAAGAGGAATTCTCGGCAGAACTAGCAACTCTGCGTGGCCGAGTAGATGCTGTAGAAGCACGGACTGCTGAACTGGAAGCAAATCAGTTTTCTACTACCACAAAATTGGTGGGTGAAGCTATTTTTGTCGCTACTGATGTATTTGGCGGTAATACTGGCGATGCTAATAATACTGTCTTCCAAAATAGGGTACGTTTAGACTTGCAAACCAGCTTCACAGGTAAAGACGTTTTACACACCCGTCTTGCAGCCGGTAATGCACAAGCGTTTTCAATAAGGGATAACGCTAATGGGGTTCTCAATACTTCTGAAGGTACACAAACATTTCAACTCAACGGTGGAAGCACCAATAACAATGTCAATATAGACTGGCTGGCGTATTACGTACCCATCGGCCCAGCCCAAGTTTACTTGGCGGCCACCGGAGGTATTCATAGCGATTATGTTGCCACTAATAACCCTTACTTTGAGGACTATGATGGCGGTAATGGTGCTTTGTCTACCTTTGCTTCTGAAAGTCCCATCTATCGCATTGGTGGTGGTGCTGGTGCAGCACTGACTTTACCCTTTGGTAGCGGTGGCAGTTTTTTCAAACCAAGTTCACTAACAATAGGCTACTTGGCGTCAAATGCTAATAATCCTATAGCAAATCAAGGTTTGCTTGAAGGTAACTATGCAGCTCTTGGACAGTTGAACTTTAGTGTTGGCGATCGCTTGGCGATCGCTGCTACCTACGTTCACGGTTATCATGGTGCTGGAAGTATCGGTTTATTTGATGCAGGTGGTGGTTTGACAACTGGCGCTAGCCGCGTCGTAGGTACTGGTCAAGCTAACACCCTAAGTACCCTAAACGCATCTTCCAGTAATTCATACGGTGTATCGGCAGCCTTCAGACCCAGCGATAAACTGTCAATTAGTGGCTTCGTTTCTTACCACGATGTCACAGGCTTCGGTGCTGGTGATGATTATGAAGCTTGGAGCTACGGAGTTGGGATAGCCTTACCTGACTTCGGTAAACAGGGTAACGTTTTAGGTATTTTTGCTGGCGCAGAACCCTATTCCTTTAATCGGACAGGTTTAGCTGCTAATCTTGCTGGTAATGATATACCCTATCACTTTGAAGGTTTTTACAAGTATCGCGTATCAGATAACATCTCAATCACCCCTGGTGTCATCTGGTTGACCTCGCCTGGTCAAAATAGCGGTAACGACGATGCCATTATCGGTACGCTAAGAACAACTTTCACCTTCTAA
- the kdpC gene encoding K(+)-transporting ATPase subunit C — MSFAREAGRAVRSTLVLWVIAAIIYPFAMIAIGQIVFPFQANGSLITDKSTGQVVGSALIGQPFSSDRYFNSRPSTTSYSTADPKKDDGGVLKTGVSGASNLAPSNPALLERIKGKDDPNPSKKVEGDFTRLKTAGVQPTGDLVYTSGSSLDPHITPEAAIGQVARVAKARGVQPNQLETLIAQNTDGRFLGIFGEPGVNVLKLNLALDQIKE, encoded by the coding sequence ATGAGTTTTGCACGCGAAGCCGGTAGAGCCGTTCGTTCTACCCTGGTACTCTGGGTTATTGCAGCGATTATTTATCCTTTTGCGATGATTGCCATTGGGCAGATTGTGTTTCCGTTTCAAGCAAACGGTAGTCTAATAACTGACAAAAGTACAGGTCAAGTTGTCGGTTCTGCTTTAATTGGTCAACCTTTTAGTAGCGATCGCTATTTTAACAGCCGTCCCAGTACCACCAGTTACAGTACAGCCGATCCCAAAAAGGATGATGGGGGAGTTTTGAAAACTGGGGTTTCTGGTGCTAGTAACTTGGCTCCCAGTAATCCCGCATTGCTGGAACGCATCAAAGGTAAAGATGACCCAAACCCCAGCAAAAAGGTTGAAGGTGACTTCACTCGTCTGAAAACAGCAGGTGTGCAGCCGACTGGCGATTTAGTCTACACCTCTGGTTCCAGCCTTGATCCTCACATTACTCCCGAAGCTGCGATCGGGCAAGTTGCAAGAGTAGCCAAGGCGCGAGGAGTTCAGCCGAACCAGTTGGAAACTTTGATTGCTCAAAATACCGATGGTCGCTTTCTCGGCATCTTTGGTGAACCTGGAGTTAATGTGTTGAAGCTGAATTTAGCTCTGGATCAGATTAAAGAATAA
- a CDS encoding potassium-transporting ATPase subunit F, protein MKPVQIRRTILASQVLEEITEIWCQWRRQKLPLYLFLAMCFNLVVAPLVYAATGEELSRSQSWGLGLLGLVTLGLSIYLFFVMFVPEKF, encoded by the coding sequence ATGAAACCTGTTCAGATCCGCCGCACTATTCTTGCATCCCAAGTATTAGAAGAAATAACTGAAATCTGGTGTCAATGGCGTAGACAAAAGCTACCACTGTATTTATTTCTGGCGATGTGTTTCAACCTAGTGGTTGCACCTCTAGTCTATGCCGCTACTGGTGAAGAACTTTCTCGCAGTCAATCTTGGGGATTGGGACTGTTAGGACTGGTGACACTAGGGCTTTCCATCTATTTATTTTTTGTAATGTTTGTACCGGAGAAATTCTAA
- the kdpB gene encoding potassium-transporting ATPase subunit KdpB, which yields MPTTTDSPSHRIASGTRDSRKHTPKTNMRGLYQRAIRESFIKLDPRITVKNPVMFVVWVGTIVTFLVSLNPNLFGTIQADINQQRLLNGLITFILFFTLVFANFAEAVAEGRGKAQADSLRSTRSDTIANKILPDGSIQQVNSTELRRGDLVKVSANNMIPADGDVIKGIGSVDESAITGESAPVLKQPGTDIASSVTGGTRLLSDELTIRISADPGQGFIDRMISLVEGAERSKTPNEIALTVLLAVLTQVFLIVVATMPPFVAYIASFISTAFGAEAGNSLRAGASVAILISLLVALIPTTIGGLLSAIGIAGMDRVAQFNVIATSGRAVEACGDINTLVLDKTGTITLGNRMADEFIPLDNHSIEDVARVSLAASLFDETPEGKSIVILAEKSQAAVDFNLEKAEGVEFSAKTRMSGTNLPDGKQIRKGAVDAIKGFVRSRGGYVPDDVDVAYERVSRLGGTPLAVCQDDKIYGVIYLKDIVKPGLRERFDQLRRMGVKTIMLTGDNRITASVIAEEAGVDDFIAEATPEDKIEVIRSEQSQGKLVAMTGDGTNDAPALAQANVGVAMNSGTQAAKEAANMVDLDSDPTKLIDLVTIGKQLLITRGALTTFSIANDIAKYFAIIPTIFAAAGIGALNIMGLKSAQSAIVSALIYNALIIPALIPLALRGVKFLPLTADQLLRRNILIFGLGGIVAPFIAIKLIDIILPLS from the coding sequence ATGCCCACTACTACTGATTCTCCTTCGCATCGTATTGCATCTGGAACTCGTGACTCGCGCAAGCACACCCCTAAAACAAATATGCGGGGGCTTTACCAAAGAGCAATTCGTGAGTCATTTATCAAGCTCGATCCGCGAATTACTGTCAAAAACCCAGTTATGTTTGTTGTTTGGGTGGGGACAATTGTCACCTTTCTTGTTAGCCTTAACCCAAATTTGTTTGGCACAATTCAGGCGGATATCAATCAACAACGTTTGTTAAACGGGTTGATTACCTTTATTCTCTTTTTCACCCTCGTTTTTGCCAACTTTGCCGAAGCTGTAGCTGAAGGACGCGGTAAAGCACAGGCTGATTCACTGCGATCAACGCGATCGGATACGATCGCTAACAAAATCCTCCCTGATGGTTCTATACAACAAGTCAATTCTACGGAACTGCGACGGGGCGATTTGGTAAAAGTCAGTGCAAACAACATGATTCCCGCCGATGGAGATGTAATTAAAGGCATCGGCTCGGTGGATGAGTCTGCAATTACTGGAGAATCTGCCCCTGTACTGAAGCAACCAGGTACAGATATTGCTAGTTCGGTGACAGGCGGTACACGCCTACTCTCTGATGAGTTGACAATTCGCATTAGTGCTGATCCTGGACAAGGCTTTATCGATCGCATGATTTCCTTGGTAGAAGGGGCAGAACGCAGCAAGACTCCTAACGAGATTGCTTTGACGGTATTGTTGGCAGTATTAACCCAAGTATTCTTGATTGTAGTGGCGACAATGCCCCCATTTGTTGCCTACATCGCCAGCTTTATCAGTACGGCCTTTGGGGCTGAGGCGGGAAACAGTTTACGGGCGGGTGCTAGCGTTGCTATCCTCATCTCGCTACTGGTAGCTTTAATTCCGACAACTATCGGTGGTTTACTCAGTGCGATCGGTATTGCTGGGATGGATAGAGTTGCTCAATTTAACGTCATTGCTACTTCTGGTCGAGCCGTAGAAGCTTGCGGCGACATCAACACCTTGGTGCTAGATAAGACAGGCACGATTACCTTGGGTAATCGGATGGCTGATGAGTTTATTCCTCTGGATAATCACTCAATAGAAGATGTGGCGCGAGTCTCCCTAGCTGCTAGCTTGTTTGATGAAACGCCAGAAGGCAAGTCAATTGTGATCTTGGCAGAAAAGTCTCAGGCTGCGGTAGACTTCAATCTCGAAAAAGCCGAGGGTGTAGAATTTTCGGCGAAAACCCGGATGAGTGGCACGAATCTACCCGATGGCAAACAAATTCGGAAAGGGGCGGTGGATGCCATTAAGGGATTTGTCCGTTCTCGTGGTGGCTACGTTCCTGATGATGTAGACGTAGCTTATGAGCGAGTTTCCCGGTTAGGCGGTACACCCTTAGCTGTCTGCCAAGATGACAAGATTTATGGTGTCATCTACCTCAAAGATATTGTGAAACCTGGTCTGCGGGAACGATTTGACCAACTCCGGCGCATGGGTGTTAAGACTATCATGCTTACAGGTGACAATCGGATTACCGCTTCGGTGATTGCCGAGGAAGCTGGGGTGGATGATTTCATTGCCGAAGCAACTCCAGAAGACAAAATTGAGGTGATTCGCTCTGAACAATCTCAGGGTAAACTGGTGGCAATGACTGGGGATGGTACTAATGATGCACCTGCCTTAGCTCAAGCAAACGTGGGTGTGGCAATGAACTCTGGGACGCAAGCTGCCAAAGAAGCTGCTAACATGGTGGACTTAGACTCAGACCCCACGAAGCTAATTGACTTAGTAACCATAGGTAAACAGTTGCTAATTACTCGTGGAGCCTTGACAACATTCTCCATCGCTAACGATATTGCCAAGTATTTTGCCATCATTCCGACTATCTTCGCAGCTGCTGGAATCGGCGCACTTAATATTATGGGATTAAAGAGCGCCCAATCTGCGATCGTCTCGGCGCTGATTTATAATGCCTTGATTATTCCGGCACTAATTCCACTGGCACTTAGAGGGGTAAAGTTTTTACCTTTAACAGCAGATCAACTGCTACGTCGCAACATCTTGATCTTTGGTCTGGGCGGCATCGTTGCTCCCTTTATTGCCATCAAACTGATAGATATTATCTTACCGTTGTCTTAA
- the kdpA gene encoding potassium-transporting ATPase subunit KdpA codes for MLEGWIQIALTLLIVVAIAPFFGRYMAHVYLEQSTFLDPVLNPVERVLYALVGVKNKENMTGWQYGRAILYSNVVMGLLIFFIIMNQGWLPLNPTGINAPTWDTALHTTISFITNTNQQHYSGETYMSYGSQMWGLGYHMFTSSATGLAVGIAFIRGLTGRSLGNFYVDLIRSITRILLPICIVGAIALMASGVPETLGGAVVFPTLENPNISQAIARGPVAHFEIIKQLGENGGGFFAINSAHPFENPNGFSNLIQIVAMISIPTSLIYAYGLFANNTKQAWLVYGMVSVLFIVFVVINAIGEYNGNPAVNALLGSSQPNLEGKEVRFGWAQSALFATVTTGTMTGAVNSLHDSFMPNGGFITLSNMFLQIIWGGQGTGTAYLFAYLILAVFATGLMVGRTPEFLGRKIEKREVVLASFLLLLVHPIAIMIPAGITLAFADQLAGISNPGFHGFAQVIYEYASATANNGSGFEGLGDSQPSPLAIATGAKTTATALWWNLSTCFSLIAGRYVPIIGLLFLADSMSRKQAVPYTTGTLRTDTGLFTGVTAGVILILGALTFFPVLALGPIGEAFFIAKGIG; via the coding sequence ATGTTAGAAGGATGGATTCAAATTGCATTAACGTTACTAATTGTAGTAGCGATCGCTCCTTTTTTTGGGCGCTATATGGCGCATGTATACCTTGAGCAGAGTACTTTTCTCGACCCAGTTTTGAATCCGGTTGAGCGAGTGCTTTATGCCTTGGTTGGTGTTAAAAACAAAGAAAATATGACGGGCTGGCAGTATGGCCGGGCAATTTTATACAGCAACGTAGTAATGGGGTTGCTGATTTTCTTTATCATCATGAATCAGGGATGGTTGCCCCTCAACCCTACGGGGATAAATGCCCCAACTTGGGATACAGCGCTGCACACTACTATTTCTTTTATTACTAATACCAACCAGCAGCACTATTCTGGTGAAACCTACATGAGCTATGGCAGCCAAATGTGGGGGCTTGGTTATCACATGTTCACCTCATCGGCGACTGGTTTGGCGGTAGGAATTGCTTTTATTCGGGGATTGACTGGTAGATCGTTAGGCAATTTTTATGTAGACCTAATTCGCTCGATTACCCGAATTTTGCTACCTATTTGTATTGTGGGCGCGATCGCTCTCATGGCATCTGGTGTTCCAGAAACTCTGGGGGGTGCAGTTGTCTTCCCTACCTTAGAAAATCCGAATATTAGTCAAGCGATCGCTCGTGGCCCTGTTGCCCATTTTGAAATTATCAAGCAATTAGGGGAAAACGGCGGCGGCTTTTTCGCCATCAACTCGGCACACCCCTTTGAAAATCCCAACGGATTTTCTAATTTGATTCAAATTGTGGCGATGATTTCAATCCCCACGTCCCTGATTTACGCCTACGGTTTATTTGCTAATAACACCAAGCAAGCCTGGTTAGTATATGGCATGGTTAGTGTGCTTTTCATCGTATTTGTTGTTATCAATGCCATTGGAGAATACAACGGCAACCCGGCTGTGAATGCACTTTTGGGAAGTTCGCAACCGAACCTGGAGGGTAAAGAAGTGCGGTTTGGTTGGGCACAATCTGCCTTGTTCGCAACAGTTACGACGGGCACGATGACCGGTGCTGTCAACAGTTTACACGACTCCTTCATGCCCAACGGCGGTTTTATTACCCTTTCTAATATGTTCCTGCAAATTATTTGGGGTGGACAGGGTACTGGAACTGCTTATTTATTTGCTTACCTGATTCTAGCTGTGTTCGCTACAGGGCTGATGGTAGGACGCACACCAGAATTTTTGGGACGCAAGATTGAGAAACGTGAAGTCGTGCTTGCTAGTTTCTTGCTTTTGCTGGTTCACCCGATCGCTATTATGATTCCCGCAGGTATCACGCTAGCATTTGCTGATCAACTAGCAGGAATTAGTAATCCGGGGTTTCACGGCTTTGCTCAAGTTATCTACGAATACGCCTCAGCTACTGCTAACAACGGTTCTGGCTTTGAAGGTTTAGGCGATTCACAACCGTCTCCTTTGGCGATCGCTACGGGTGCAAAAACCACTGCAACTGCTTTGTGGTGGAACTTAAGTACCTGCTTCAGTTTAATTGCTGGACGCTATGTTCCAATCATCGGTTTGCTGTTTTTAGCAGATAGTATGTCTCGTAAGCAAGCTGTTCCTTACACGACTGGTACATTGCGAACGGATACCGGACTATTTACAGGCGTTACCGCAGGCGTAATTTTAATCTTGGGCGCACTTACATTCTTCCCAGTACTTGCATTAGGCCCCATCGGTGAAGCCTTTTTTATCGCTAAAGGCATTGGCTAG
- a CDS encoding FIST signal transduction protein produces the protein MADQMQWANALSTRHSLEAAVTDVVERAVSSLTAPADLGLVFISSAFASEYSRLLPLLAEKLSVPVLIGCSGGGVIGTTVNGEIQELEAEPAISLTLAHLPGVKVQVFHVVAEELPDLDSSPDTWVDLIGVPTSPTPQFILLSSSFASGINDLLQGLDFAYPGSVIVGGQASGGGMGGRVALFCNDTEGGECQSLYREGTIGIALTGNIVLETIVAQGCRPIGKPLQVTKADRNIILELDEQVPLVVLRDLIASLSEHERILAQHSLFVGVAMDEFKLALQQGDFLIRGILGVDPTAGAIAIGDRVRPGQRLQFHLRDAQASAEDLELLLQSYQTQRDSEPSAVAALMFACLGRGEGLYGKPNFDSELFRRYVSDIPVGGFFCGGEIGPVGGRTFLHAYTSAFGICRQNQL, from the coding sequence ATGGCAGACCAAATGCAGTGGGCAAACGCCCTATCAACCCGTCATTCTTTGGAAGCAGCTGTTACAGATGTGGTGGAACGCGCTGTCTCTTCGTTAACAGCACCTGCGGATCTAGGACTGGTATTCATTTCGTCTGCTTTTGCGAGTGAGTATTCCCGATTGTTACCCTTGTTAGCTGAGAAACTTTCTGTACCTGTGCTAATTGGCTGTAGTGGTGGAGGTGTGATTGGGACGACAGTTAACGGAGAAATCCAAGAATTAGAAGCTGAACCAGCTATTAGCTTGACTTTGGCACACCTTCCAGGGGTGAAGGTTCAAGTTTTTCATGTTGTTGCTGAAGAATTACCTGATTTAGATAGTTCTCCAGATACTTGGGTTGATTTGATTGGTGTGCCAACATCACCGACGCCCCAGTTCATTTTGCTGTCTAGTTCTTTCGCTTCTGGAATCAACGATTTATTACAGGGGTTGGATTTTGCTTATCCAGGATCGGTGATTGTGGGGGGACAGGCTAGCGGTGGGGGTATGGGTGGTCGTGTTGCCCTTTTTTGTAATGATACTGAGGGCGGGGAATGCCAAAGTTTGTATCGTGAGGGTACTATCGGCATAGCTTTGACTGGCAATATTGTTTTGGAAACGATTGTAGCCCAAGGATGCCGACCGATTGGCAAACCATTGCAAGTTACAAAAGCCGATCGCAACATCATCTTAGAGTTAGATGAGCAAGTGCCTTTAGTGGTATTGCGAGATTTGATTGCTAGTCTTAGCGAACACGAACGGATTTTAGCACAGCATTCTCTGTTTGTTGGTGTGGCGATGGATGAATTTAAGCTGGCTTTGCAACAGGGAGACTTTTTAATTCGTGGTATTCTTGGGGTCGATCCAACAGCTGGGGCGATCGCAATTGGCGATCGCGTCCGTCCAGGACAAAGGCTGCAATTCCACCTCCGCGATGCTCAAGCCTCTGCTGAAGACCTAGAATTACTCCTCCAAAGCTATCAAACCCAACGAGACTCTGAACCCTCTGCCGTAGCTGCCTTAATGTTTGCCTGTCTGGGGCGAGGTGAAGGACTCTATGGTAAACCCAATTTCGATTCTGAACTATTTCGGCGCTACGTTAGCGATATTCCTGTAGGCGGCTTTTTCTGTGGAGGTGAAATCGGCCCTGTTGGTGGCAGAACTTTCTTACACGCCTACACTTCCGCATTTGGAATTTGTCGCCAAAATCAGTTATGA
- a CDS encoding Calvin cycle protein CP12, translating into MTNIQETAKIDIQEKIQEEVEQARTVCDINGSGSPECAAAWDAVEELQAEASHKRQSKPKNSLEQYCDDNPDAIECRVYDD; encoded by the coding sequence ATGACCAACATCCAAGAAACAGCAAAGATCGATATTCAAGAGAAAATCCAAGAAGAAGTCGAGCAAGCACGTACTGTCTGTGACATCAACGGTAGCGGTTCACCAGAGTGTGCTGCTGCTTGGGATGCAGTAGAAGAATTGCAAGCCGAAGCTTCCCACAAGCGCCAAAGCAAGCCAAAAAATTCTCTAGAACAGTATTGTGATGACAACCCAGATGCAATTGAATGCCGGGTTTACGACGACTAG
- a CDS encoding DUF3177 family protein — protein MDYNVWFRPFVWMDYRLAVLFLVVIPLILLIWAFVQKAEAIQRLLAIYWRVSSLVAITIYLMIAQYPVSFISGLIAQILIPISLWFWVDINDEIEYQTSGSLKLIFTSWRWATTVYCILGTLAFIPFLGCAFSGSALKTPFCRVWFEAPLLFKEYFHANSKAEFLGFLGIASLVIYVLYLSYFVLIKLGKQGRSATPQ, from the coding sequence ATGGACTATAACGTTTGGTTTCGCCCTTTCGTCTGGATGGATTACCGACTGGCAGTATTATTCCTGGTAGTTATTCCGCTAATTCTTCTAATTTGGGCATTTGTGCAAAAAGCCGAAGCCATACAACGCTTATTGGCTATATACTGGCGAGTATCAAGCCTGGTAGCAATCACAATTTACTTAATGATTGCCCAGTATCCAGTTAGCTTTATCTCTGGGTTGATAGCTCAGATTTTGATCCCGATTTCGCTGTGGTTCTGGGTGGATATCAACGATGAAATTGAGTATCAAACCAGTGGCTCTTTGAAATTGATTTTTACTTCTTGGCGCTGGGCGACAACTGTTTATTGTATTTTGGGTACACTAGCCTTTATCCCTTTTTTGGGTTGTGCTTTTTCTGGTAGTGCGCTGAAGACTCCCTTTTGTCGCGTCTGGTTTGAGGCTCCGTTGCTATTCAAAGAATATTTCCATGCTAATAGCAAAGCTGAGTTTTTAGGTTTTCTCGGCATAGCTAGTTTAGTAATTTATGTGCTTTACTTAAGCTACTTTGTTCTGATTAAGTTAGGCAAGCAGGGACGCTCGGCTACACCACAGTAA
- a CDS encoding type II toxin-antitoxin system VapC family toxin codes for MSETVYIETSILGYLTARSTKNLIIAGNIEVTKDWWELRRSAFTLYISQVVLSEVAQGDAEMAAQRLEAVRGLPLLEVTEAVEDLAAQFMMQSNLPPKASDDAIHIALATVSSLNYLLTWNCKHIANAQIQRKLLEICSDCGYTLPIICTPYELMGE; via the coding sequence ATGAGCGAAACCGTCTACATCGAAACCAGCATTCTTGGTTATCTCACAGCTAGATCGACCAAAAATTTGATTATTGCCGGAAATATTGAGGTTACAAAAGATTGGTGGGAGTTGCGTCGAAGTGCATTTACCCTCTACATCTCACAAGTCGTTCTAAGTGAGGTAGCACAGGGCGATGCAGAAATGGCTGCTCAAAGACTTGAGGCGGTGCGTGGCTTGCCATTACTTGAAGTGACCGAAGCTGTAGAGGATTTAGCAGCACAGTTTATGATGCAAAGCAACCTTCCCCCCAAAGCTTCTGATGATGCGATCCATATTGCACTGGCTACAGTCAGCAGTCTCAATTACCTGTTAACCTGGAATTGCAAGCACATTGCAAATGCTCAAATCCAAAGGAAACTGCTGGAGATTTGTTCTGATTGTGGATACACTTTGCCAATAATCTGTACACCTTATGAATTAATGGGAGAGTAA